The Vigna angularis cultivar LongXiaoDou No.4 chromosome 6, ASM1680809v1, whole genome shotgun sequence genome contains the following window.
aaaaatttaatttattaaaaaaattccacAAAATACAGAATTAATGTATCTGTAGAAAACGACTTTTAGGGATATGTTTTTTTTGTCTGTGTCggttttttttcctaaatatcCTTCCCAATATTTTCCATAAAAACTTAAGTTTTTATGTCActtgagattaaattaaatatttgtgtttcGTCAGAATCagttatatgtattttttacaAGAGTATAATTGGTTTgtattcattattaattaaaaattttacatcaatATTTCATCATTCATTATCCAAAAATTGCGATTAGCCAACACATAGTATCAAATAGTATTAGTTTTTATTGTTTCCACATCAAGTTCTTAGACATTGTATGATTAGACTTAAtcatctaaaatatttaaaatattgttattttgaaatttaaagttccatcataattttatttttcaaaagattaaaaaatgtttttaaattatctcTTTAAACaatatgaatataattaataagttataCCAGAAAATAGACAACAATCCGTCAGAATCAAAGAGCCTTAAAAATGTATAGATTATGAGAAGAAATTAAGGAAGCCTTAAAGATCTAAAAGATATTAAAACATGAATTAATGAGAAGATGAATGAATAGACGACTTAACAGAAATAGCAGGAAGCTGTTTAGTGTAGTATTAGTTgcatattcaaataaaatgtcACCAAAAATAAGATtctataacaataaaatagCAATACATTTCAACGTGTACACAGTGCATACAAATCTTAAGTTTGTTCAACCGTCATTTTCACCTTTACACGAATGCACAGTAAAGATGCATGCTCGTATATAGATTAAGACCCACAATATCTCAATCAACATATATAACTTCTCAAAATGTTAATAGATTTCGCACCACTTCAACAACAAATATCTATCTCTCGTTCTGTGGTCTGTGGTCTGACATTTGGATATCCAAAATCTCTTCTCAAAGACGAGTTCCTTATAATCGGAGAGACACGAACGAGAATAAGACACGAGTCCAAGCAAAGGATTCATATCACTCTCTACCAAAAACTTCTTTAAGATAATGAATTAATacgtcttttatttttatataatgttctaACTTTTCATTATATAATGTTCTATTCGTCTCAACTTTAAGGGTTAAAGTCTGGATGTTTATACTAACAATTTACTTATACCaaaaaaggataaaagaaaTGTTGACCATGAGAAGAAACTGCAGGTGCACACATTGCAAACTAAATGGACAACACAAAATATTCAAGATTGTTTCACAAACAGAAAACGAAACTCAACATTTGAAAGAGGTCTATGCCATAAGACAGCATTTAAGACAGCTACAGAAGGTACAACGCAAAATTTTTTGGAACATAGTCTACAGATTCTGAATTTGACAGACTTTGCTAGTTGTCTgagatttaaatttatgaataaactCCTCTATCCTCCTATTCAGATCCTCATTTGACATCTTAGAaaactcattttcttcttcaacgTTTGCTTTTGCCTTCACAGTCTCTGATCTTTGCACCATCTTCTCTCTCTCCTCATTCACTACGTGCCTGACTCGGTTGGATCTATCAGACTTACTTCGCCGGTAAATTTTTGCAGGAATTGCTTTCTCCTCAATCTTTTCATTACCCTCATGCAAATAATGAAGTGCAGACCTTTTCTCACGGGAGAACTCAATAGATTTTTTAGGCTGATTTATCGCCACAATTTCAAGTACACGTTCTGGGATATTTTGATCAGAGACAGTTTCTTGTTTGGGGTTAATGCATTGTTTATGAACTTGTTGATCATATTTGGGTACGCATGAGGAGGCATGGTTTCGCGCTTGACTGTGTTGCACATACTTTTCATAGAGATCTTGGTTTCTTTTGGATGAAGAGAATGCTCCATAGTCAGCAGCAATGATGAGAATGAGGGTGTTGGACATGAAAAACCAGAAGATGTTGTTGTTGAGGAGAGAATAGGGAGATAGGTTGAAGGTATAAAAGACACATATGTAGATGAAAAGGGAGAACATAGAGGCAAAGAAAGATAGACTTTTTGTTCCATGGGTACGAACTTTTGGTTTGAAATCTTCCTCTAGATATAGTGGTTTCGCCATGCAGAAGTTTAGGGAAGTGACAGGAGTGTGTGAAGCTTGCTGAGGCCTACTTTAGAGAGTGTGTATAAATTGAGGTTTGGTGGGAGTTCAAATGAGTTCTGTagaacttatatatatatatatatatatatatatatatatatatatatttatataatgtttgATTCATGATGATTAAGTATTAAATGATTAATCctttacaaatacaaatatacccttctatattgacaagttttgttttcatttggATCGTTTTGAATGATGATCCAATAAACTGTTGAGCAAAAATGTGCCAGCTAATTTGGTGAATAATTTAATCCCTATGATGTGTTTGAGCTGAATCTTGGCTCCATCTGTATTTGTTAAAAACATGATACAGGAATTGTCTTAATAATGATCTTAGTTCTGTTCAGTGGTACGCACTAAATTCACGGAGAAGAATGTGTTATTCAACTGTgtataaatatcttaataatGTATTCACGTGTAACAGAAATTACAGGTACAATATAGAATAGTTACCAATATCTGCGTGAGTTTAACAATCAAAAATGGCTAAGATCTGCCTTTTGGTCTCTGGTTTTAGGTTATTTGGCTTAGTTTTCTCTCAATTATTTTACATGATAGCTATGCAAACTAAAAACTATTgggaatgaaaatgaaaaggaatttgGCCACAAGAGGAAGTCAAAATATCATAACGTCATGCATGATAAGTAAGCATTGATTGTTCAAAGGCATACCAAATTTCCCCCAAATCAAGTGTTGATTAAGCAATTATCGTGTTcttagataaataattaatgtaataattcCTCCAACACGGACCATGTCAAACCAAACTTTATACAAGGCAAGCcgaaaagttattttataagttaataaGTTGATATTACGTTGCTTGTTTCATTACCATTGGACACacgttttatttattgttttccgAACATTAAAATAACAGAAGCATGGACGATATATTGAAGTACATAGCTTGAGGAATTCTGTAGAATGATGAGCGTGTTATAACCAAAGTTTCTGCTAAGAATAGAAACAGAAATAATTCCGAAATAGATATTCCTCCATGTTGTTGTAGCAGCTAGCCGTGAAAGTGAAAATAACAGAAATGATTGAGCAAAATGTTGAAACGTGTGTGAATATGATATAACTCAGACAGACACCTGTGCTATGAAACGAGAATTTGAGATTCCTATGAATGATGAACAAGATGACTAGTTATAGATGCTGCCTAGGTGGCCTGCTAGGTGTATCTTTATCCGCAGGATTCTTGAATTAtgacaaataaacaaaaaccaaaatccAAGCAATCATTTACCAAAGTCTGATTAACTCTCGTTCTTCTTGGGCAATATAATGGTTTTTGTGGGCCCTTTCCAACAACTCTTCTCGTTTTTATAAGGTTCAAAGCTTAGCACATGAAGCATGAAACCTTAAAATCACCTAACATGTGGCAGAATCTCCTTGAGCAGCCCAAGTTTTGCTTTTCTTCACCAGTTTAAATATAGTTGCACCCAACATCAAGATGATGACATTAGATTGTGTGGCAGGCATATCATGAATCTTTATTGcaaaaacaattgaaaaataaaagcttCCTTCAATTTATAGGTCATATGCTTAAAATCTCTTCAATACTTGTGCTTTCTTGGGCCTTTGGTTGTAgttgttaatttatttacttCTATGTTCGGGAGCAAAAGAACTGGTGGGTTAGAATTCATAAAAGCTTTGTCGATTTATAATTGGCTAATTATCTCTTTCTTTCGGGATCGAATCATCAAAAAAGATTGTgcattaattataaaactacatttaattgaaatttgttataACTGGAGGAACAGACCAAGAACAGCAAGATAAAGATGTGGTTTCGTCTGTTTTTATGATGTTTTGTCTATTGTGTGTATCATTGATGAAAGAGAGGCCAACATGATTTTGGGTTTGCCTCTCTCATGGGATTGATTGGATTTTATTCACAAATACATTATTGTGTTTAAAACATCACTACAAAcgatttaaaattagttttatttcttCTCGCTTTACAAgctaatattttataattactcTGTCTATTTGATCCTTTCACTTTTTATTCATAGATACTATGCTACTCTTATGAAAGGAGTTTCTCATCACACAGGTGAAAACATTCAAAAATTactattgaattaaaatatattattaggaataaaataatatttcaagtcactaaaaaatttatgaaagattATACTCgtaatatcttaaaatatatttttcatacttcTTTCAGTACTATTGTTAACTCATCATCTGGTACTCATTCTTTATAGGTCCATCATCATCACCCCAATGATTGTTtctagaataaaaatataactgttattgtaataaaatcattattgttattttacAGCCTTCAGGAGTTAATGAAATATTactaaattcttaattttttaactaaaattatttattttattttgacagtaattattgattattttttcgTTATAAATTACATTGCTCTAACCTTAATATGGCTCCCTTGAGTTGAGTTATTATCATAAAACATTGCAATAAAGATTCTAACTCAACATATACAAGGggtatattttgtttttgaaaaatatgaatataatggGTTTGTGGTTTGATACTTAAAATACTAAATTCATTAACTTCTACGGGACAAACATGTTCCTTAATTTTTTTCCAAAGCTATGAATATAGGTggaaatattgtattattttttaaattaatagtcACATCATCAAGGCTTTCTAACAAATCACTAGAATTCAACAAATGGAATTAATGATCATGatatttttttccaataatGTAAGACAGTTATGAGTGCATAATTACAGGGCACAAGATTCAATATAATTGCAATTGTACTTACTTGATTATAATTAGAAGAagacataattaataaaagaaaaaatatattttgacataatttttctgataatattttaatatatatagttttttttattaattcattatttattttttattataaattatatatattgttttccAATGTTGTAAAtctatgtttatatatattgtccttaataaaataatagccCTAATAATTTGTAGGTTGCGATTAAGTGTGAGAATTGAGGGAAGGGACGGGTTTTGTCCTCCTTACTTCCCCACTCATCATATCCATGGTTAGTCTTAAGGTTTTGTCTTGTACACATTTTtttccccctttttttttagtttttaagctACATTATTGATATGGAGTATGTCagaatttcattaataaaaacgTCTGTAGTGAAACCTAATTGGTTATCTTTAATGATATTTCTCTTCTCAATCATATTTTTGTATCCacaaaatttgatgataaatgttttttgcttttatctttactttagTGATACTATTgcataaaaagttatattaacaaacttaatgaattttaaaatttaagattaaacTATATTACAAATACgaatatgataaatttaatttttatattattattattacttcgttgatataatttaatgatatatttggaatgactttgaattaaaatttatttatatatattcttaaagGGGCTAGTGTGATTAGAAAATGAAGTTCAGTTCTTTAGTAGCCACGGTGTAATGGTCAAATTTCCGTTTTAGAGACTGAAAATGCGAGTCTCTGTAAAGTAATACCTTGAAAACCGCGACCCATGCATTCTCGGGCCTTAGTCTGTCATTCATCGAAGCCCAAACAAAATACGAGCCTTTTCAagataatatttcaatattttacattaaaataaatttgtagtaactaattttctttaaacatttttaaaaattaaaaataaaagtattcaGGAGATAAAAGtcttactttatttaattatgataaaaccATGTatcttcaaaaaattaaaatattatatattgagTAGTAAAGATTTTACTTTCTTATAtaggaacaaaataaaaaatagatttaaaaaaaatgaaaaaaaattatgtgacAATCTTTGTGAGTTGTAGTTTATGATATGTTTAAAGTTAAGTTAATTAAACTCAATTATTAAaatctgaagaaaataaaagatgtgAAGACAATAGATGTGAGATACAAAAAGGACAATGAAAGTTACAGGCCCTCTTCATGGCTTGATTGGAAGGGGGAGTTGATATCCAAAGTATTCATTTAAGATTGagtattaatatttaaagtataaGAGTAAATctgtagaaaagaaaaagagaaagaaagaactATGAGCATATATAGAATAAAAAGGAATAAAGAAAATCATGTTTAGTTGAAGCCAGATTTGGATGGCAAATACTCGAATATTAATGGTATACTGGTATCAGTGATACTGTACTACTAGTGATCAGACATAAgggaatttgttttaatttgaagtTAGAAACTTTGTTTCAGAattttagtaataaataaaagtgtTAAATTGGGTAAGTGTACAAGATGAAGAGGATCAGTAGTTCATAATCGTACACtgagaaaaggataaaaaatagCAGTTAACTGGGCaaagaaaaaacttttattgtttgggtggttcaaaaactgaaaaaggTTTTGCCTTGCACAAGTTGATTGATTGAACAGATAAAGAATGTAGGTTATGAGTCTGAGTTGTTGTTCATCTCTctttactttactttttttgtTGCAGGCTTACACAGTGGTGTCATTTTTATGCATTAACCATTAAACTGTTCTGGAAATGTATATTACCTTTTATAGCAATCGATTTGTCTTTCCCGTTCAATCCCTTTTCCATGTAAACTAACACTGTCATACTCACAGATGCAAATTTGGGAACCTAAGGGAGACAGCAAGTATTGGCTTTTTCTTTGCAGTCTTGGTTGCTGACACACAAAAAATGAGATCCCTAGAATCCCCTTTACGTTCTTCCCCTTTGCAATGAACACTATTCAAGTAACCTCATATAGAGGAAGTGCctctttcatttcatttgcCTCCATTTTTTGTGTTTGTCTCTGCCTGCCCTTCTTCTAGTTCCCCTCACATCACATACAGTCTCAAATGGCCTCTCTGTCTCTTCTCCTTGTTGTGTTTCTTTTGTTTGGTTGCGTACATGGTGAAGAAATGGTAATGGAAGAGGAGTTGTTGGGTTTGTTTGAAGTGATGGACGCTCTTCTGGATGACCCTGACTGGGCCCAAGCACACCCTCAGCCATGTACTGACACCCCATGGCCTGGAGTTGGCTGTGAAGTTAGCAGTGACCCACCATTTTTTCATGTCACAAAGATCCACGTTGGTCCTGATATACTCTTCCCACCTTGCAAGTCTTCTGCTTACCTTTCTAACTCCTTGCTCAAACTCACTTATTTGAAAacactttcaatttttaactgTTTTGTTGCTTCACCCGTCAATCTATCTTCAACTCTCTTTGGCCCTTTTTCTACCTTAGAACACCTGGCTTTGCAGTCTAATCCAGCACTCTCTGGAGAAATACCTCCAAGTTTGGGTGGTGTTACTAGTCTTAGAGTTCTGAGCCTGTCTCAGAACAGCTTCCAGGGAAACATTCCAAGAGAGATTGGTGGTTTGGTGAGTTTGGAGCAACTTGACCTGAGTTATAATAACTTCAGTGGTGAAATCCCCAAGGAGATTGGAGATTTGAAAAGTATTGCCATTTTAGACCTCAGTTGGAATGAGCTTGAAGGGAACCTTCCTAGCTCACTTGGACAACTTCAAGTTCTTCGGAAGATGGATTTGAGCTCAAACAGGCTTACAGGAAAAGTACCTCCTGATTTGGGGAACATGAAGGGGTTAGTCTTGCTTGATCTGAGTCACAATTTTATTGGTGGGCCGATTCCTGAAACCCTGTCAAACTTGAAGCTTTTAGAATATTTTCTCATTGATGACAACCCCATCAAATCAGAGATACCCCCCTTCTTAGGGAACCTTTGCAAGCTGAAGTCAGTGAGCTTCTCAGGATGTGGATTGATTGGCTCCATACCCAATTCCTTCTCATCTCTGACGAACCTTACAGCTCTCTCCCTTGATAACAACAGTCTCAGTGGACCAGTTCCTCCAAATCTAGGTTTCCTCCCTAACTTAGATCAACTCAACATCAGCCAGAACATGCTGGATGGAGTTCTTCAGCTCCCAGACGAGTTCATTACAAAACTTGGTAAAAGGTTGGATGTAAGAGGAAACACTGAACTTTGTATCGGTGATCAGACAAAGAAGAAGAATCTGTCTTCATATTTGGAAATCCCATCTTGTGCAAATACAAAGCCAAAAAATGGCAAATCTTTTGCTGAAGGACCACCAGAAAATCCAGCAGGTATCAAGCCATCATTCTACCAAAGCAACATAAGCTCAAGTTCATCACGGCTGGATACACAAGTCATGTTTGTTTccttggttttattttttatccataGTTTCCTGAAATTGTTCTTGTGACACTCGGAATGTAATTTGTAAAATGCTTTACTGAAATCAACATCAAAAGCTTCATTCATGGGTAGTGTTCTTGGTGATGATGATCATGGAAATTATtgacataaaaataaatcaatgaaTGCACTGTAATGGTGTCTGGCAGGCCATTACCGGCTTCAACTAATAGGAGTGGTTGCATGCAACTGTGAAAGCAAAAGATTCACATTTGGACCTTTGTGTTTGAATTTTGTATCGTTTGGGAAAGGCTCGATCTTAACTCCCAAGTCCTATGGCCAGTGTTGTTGTCTGTAGCAGCCTTTAGAAAGAGTGGCAGGGACACAGTACTGTCGGTGTCTGATATAAGTGAGCCTGCTGCAAGCACCCTTGTTGCTgccaacataaaaaaaaatatatgcacACCTCAAAACTTGTTTTGGTAGAGAGGGAGGCTCAGAGAATCTTGTAAGAAATTCCCAATCTTTACCTGCAACATGCAAAGTTTCAACACAATGAGTACTGGTGTAGAATAcaacagaagaaaaaataaaaataaaaagtgcaGGGTCCCTCCCATCTACTATGCATTCTGAAGatcttcttttatataattgCCAGACTTTTTGTAATATCCTGTGTACAGCATGAAATGTCATTCtaacatataataattttcaGTTTCATAGTATTTTGTTTCACTTATAATATCATTGCACTGTGCGCTTCATTTCACATTCCACTTTAAGAATTTTAACATCTCAAATTTGTTTACCAGAAgctaaaaatttatatttttttgtttcaaactGTTActctctgtttttgttttttatcagTTTCCAAACACAGTTTGAATCTAAATACTTTTTTGAGCTCTAACCATCCTCCCTCCTATTTACAATATGTAATGGAATTGATCTGAGGGGTTAACATTCAAAATCTACGAAACTAGATCTAAATGAATGTTTGTTTGGGAGTACCATGAGAACAATAGAGTTGTCAATGTCATCCTTGTACGCATGCAAGTTTTGTCTGAACCAATATACCTATTATAGCTCTGTGGGGACCTCTTTGATGGGCTCTGaaccattttctttttgtttttaatcgACTACATTCATTTTATACAACATTATGATTCATTCTTTCTAGGAAAAAGTTGGCAgcatgattatttttttataaaagaacaacaaaaattattatgtcTATTTTAGAAATAGATTTAATCATTCTATAAAAactttttctcaaaatttttaaaaaaaccaaCCGGGTCTTTAATTAgtgtattttttcaaatatttttttattcatgcCCTTAATTAGTGTGTGCTTAATCACTGAAGAATTATGTCCAATTTCAGATAAATGTTACTCTTATGCATACCGAGGTGATTGTCAGCGTTTGGCTACAATTTTCCAGACAAACGCAGTTATTCACGCCATTCAAAAATTAtacataacttttaaaaattagtgtaatttttttttaaattataacagTACAAAAGTAAGAGGAAAAATAGCTCcaatgataattaaaaaagacaatgatatttgacaatattttttttacaacaatttaatatcatttacgtgtcattatgtaattggtttaaaattattttaaatcaataataataattaaaagcattaacataaatgatattaaaatattgtcaaaaaaatattataaaaatattattatccttGAAAAACAACAGTTAGAAAACAGTTACCTATGATTCCTATTATTTAATTTGGTCCTCTGAAagaattaattttcatattatcactTTATAAAAATCATTCATTTGATTAAGagaaagtaataaataatatttttaaaattaatttcagagtaatatattcttttatagtAGGATAAAAATAATTCTGAGAAAGGAGAATCCAAAAGGGCAAAATGACAAAATTCTTGTAAAACAGTAATTTCTTTGGGGTAAAAATGCAGATCATGTTTGTCCTGCAACTAGTGAATCTTAAAAGAGATTTGATGCAGTTAAAACTtggtttaatttatatttttctaaaacatttGCTGACTTATGATCTAAGGTAGCCAAGTGTTTTCAAATCAAACAGAAAGGTTTTGGGAAAATTCTGACAATTGCttgtaatgttttattttaaagttcCAAATGCTTCATCTTTGCATAAACAAAACttgtacaattttttattaaaattttcaaatattcaaattaaattaatttcactttttctaTTCTATTAATAGAGAAGTTCCtggtttgtaattttcttttcaatggctatttgtttttactgttgttgagagaaaaactaaacaaaaacacattataCAACTTCTATGTTCTACTATGTTAGGTTTATGGCAAGAACATGTATATACATAGCAGGTGCAGATGCTAAAATAGTAGTTTTATCGTAATCACTCATGCACttctatacatttttttttgcacTTCCATATAgaaaaatttagattttgtcTTTTATGAATTAGAATGgtataatttataagttttttttcttaaaaaaaattatattaaaaaataaaaaataaaaaataaaatttaaattatgtaattaaaaaaaatatgaattacacaatctaaaaattatttttatattaagaataaagaaagaaatagagGTGCAGACAAAAACTAATCCAGTTTGACCCAAAtgtgttaaattttgtatttgggCCTGTCATTAAGCCCAAACTGTACAATTTACACTCACATACCTGAGTCCGTTCTGCTAAcctgtattttaaaaaaacaattataaactaattaaaatataattttagtataagaattttgaaatattttaaactatttttaaaatttaaataaaaatatttcttcagAATAGTAACATAATTTACttattaaatcattaaaaaaaccGTTTTTCCACCTTTGTCTAGCTAGTCAATAATCTTATGCTAACTTAAAGTGTTTGTCAAAATCTATTAAACCATGAAAAGATATTTAGAATTCATAtgtatcatttttaaataaaatatttttacttattttatccattatctattaatatttgtttgttattttaaatgttaaaagtttTATATGAGCGACACCGGATCATTGTAAAATAACTATCAATAACTATATTCAACATTCCGAATctatgttataaatataattaaatcaaactttaaaaaattcaagaattatattttttaatatcttttagctactcattaatgtaaaaatatataccatatttaagtaatttaattgggttcttttttttaaatttaaatttaaataattactaactagagaaaaagataaattaaaaataatacaaaacttatttatatttattttattatttttattgcttttgtATTAAACACGTCTAAGTACAAACTTGTAtggttttttattaaaaaaaatcatgtgaTAACAGTACTTAAGCTTAGTTAGGATgtgatgatgaaaaaaaagtgaaaattagcattgcttaaatttaaaaagagagattaaaattgagaaaacaacaaaatacaattatatatattaataaatttttattttaatattgttattttcaactatgttttattataatagaaacaaataaatattaataatacatttaaatgAGATATAATGCAGGAGAAATAACTATTTATGTATTTGCACAATTCTTTTCACTCACTGACTTGTTAATAGTCATCAAATTGCagataattttaaatacttGACGTTAAATTTATGATTTCGCTTGTTTATTAGCAcgaaagtaaattaaaaaaactcaatatAATCCTTTTAAtctctaatattatttataataacatgtaaatatttatttttttactttttcatagttttttatttttatttatttttccttcgtatttaaaaaaacagaaaattcttttacattaaacagttttatttaggaaaataatatttcagagaaCCTATTTAAAGAATTTGtcttaaaaagtattattttgaagagaaaaaaaaatctaaatacatCATAAACTTTTGATTCCCCTGTAACTCATTGATTGCAAGTcatatatttgttttagttaaaaattgcaattaaatatttatatttatttttgaatggCTTGAATAGATTTGACAGTTACAGAAAGAAGAGTTTGAGTATGTAGTTAGTCCCATATGCATACATGGATTCTTTTTCTATGCTCACATTTCAATATGCAAAAGCTGTCTCATTCTCATACTCATGATGGATGCTGACTTCACACCACCATTTTAGACTCCTTCGATACGTTTGAACATAAAACTATGCCACTCACTCAAAGTCATTCTCCTTCACTCCTatcattttagaataaaaaactttaatttcaatCAATTTTGTTCCAAAATCAAAGGGTTTTTACACTTGGTTCTTTTATTGGTTACCCTCTATCAATGGTAATAGTACCCACCactaaaaaatgtttgtgatattGACTTTATTATGCTCTTTCATTTAGTATAAAACACTTTTTTCAGCTCtacaaataataagaaatattgcAGGAATGTTACTTCATTGTCATTTGTAATACAACACtgatatcttaattttaaaataaaaaataaaaagaaattttttaccTTATTATAAATACTCCAATGGGATTAAAGAAATTTTATCCCCCTAATTACGACACactgtttttatttgttttttttttcttttttataagattttaatCTAGTTGTCccttacattaatttttttttactaaataccTTTAACTGATTCagcatataaataataaatgctacaaattatatctttttctcttatatGCTATCTAGGCATAATTCTGTCATAAGAACGAATTTTACAATTcatccaaaaagaaaaataaataattggagGTTAAATtcgtaaaagtaaaaaattggaGATATAAAGTTCATTACGGCATGTTCGTCAGTCAATAATGGGCAAAAAACGATAAGTaaacttttcaattttcttaaaattaaggGGTAAAATttgcaaattattttattgtgaataaaattcgtcaaaaaattaattcttaaacCTTAGTTATTAACTATAATGTTGGAAAATATTATCATTACAGTAAAGTT
Protein-coding sequences here:
- the LOC108341011 gene encoding uncharacterized protein LOC108341011; its protein translation is MAKPLYLEEDFKPKVRTHGTKSLSFFASMFSLFIYICVFYTFNLSPYSLLNNNIFWFFMSNTLILIIAADYGAFSSSKRNQDLYEKYVQHSQARNHASSCVPKYDQQVHKQCINPKQETVSDQNIPERVLEIVAINQPKKSIEFSREKRSALHYLHEGNEKIEEKAIPAKIYRRSKSDRSNRVRHVVNEEREKMVQRSETVKAKANVEEENEFSKMSNEDLNRRIEEFIHKFKSQTTSKVCQIQNL
- the LOC108341010 gene encoding receptor like protein 29 codes for the protein MASLSLLLVVFLLFGCVHGEEMVMEEELLGLFEVMDALLDDPDWAQAHPQPCTDTPWPGVGCEVSSDPPFFHVTKIHVGPDILFPPCKSSAYLSNSLLKLTYLKTLSIFNCFVASPVNLSSTLFGPFSTLEHLALQSNPALSGEIPPSLGGVTSLRVLSLSQNSFQGNIPREIGGLVSLEQLDLSYNNFSGEIPKEIGDLKSIAILDLSWNELEGNLPSSLGQLQVLRKMDLSSNRLTGKVPPDLGNMKGLVLLDLSHNFIGGPIPETLSNLKLLEYFLIDDNPIKSEIPPFLGNLCKLKSVSFSGCGLIGSIPNSFSSLTNLTALSLDNNSLSGPVPPNLGFLPNLDQLNISQNMLDGVLQLPDEFITKLGKRLDVRGNTELCIGDQTKKKNLSSYLEIPSCANTKPKNGKSFAEGPPENPAGIKPSFYQSNISSSSSRLDTQVMFVSLVLFFIHSFLKLFL